TCCGTGGCTTCGGCAGTTTTTCGCTGCACCACCGGCCACCACGGATCGGGCGCAACCCGAAAACGGGTGATCCCGTTGCCCTGCCGGCGAAGTATGTGCCACATTTTAAGCCGGGGAAGGAGTTGCGGCAGCGTGTCAACGGCGAATAGCCAGCGGCCTGCGTGCCGCAGCGCTGTTGCCCACCGCGGTGATCATTCCTGGCGCCGCCGCGTGCGCCCTCATTTCGGCGGGAGATGAAGTCTTATGCGTCGGTTGCTCGGGTTGGCGGCAATTCTTCTCATCATCCTGTTCGGATTGAGTTTCTCCCTTCTTAACGCCACTCGCGTGGATGTCGATTACTACTTCGGCGCCATCGGCATGCCGTTGTCGCTGGCACTGGTCGCGGCGCTGATCGTCGGCGCCGTGCTCGGTGTTCTCAGTGCACTGGGCGTGGTGCTGGGGAAGCAGCGGGAGCTGCGCCGCTTGCGCAAACGCGTGCGCGACAGTGAAAAAGAGCTGAGTGAGCTGCGCCGCCTGCCCCTGAAGGATAACCACTAGGCCCCGGCATGCTGGAACTCTTCTGGCTCCTGCTCCCGGTTGCCGCCCTCTCCGGGTGGATCATCGGGCGTCGCGGCCGCCCCGCGGGCGACCGTTCCGGGCCCGGTGACGGGCTCCGGGGAGACTACTTCCAGGGTCTCAACTACCTGCTCAACGAACAGCCGGACAAGGCCATCGAGGTCTTTACGCGCATGGTGGAGGTGGACTCCGACACCGTAGAGACCCACATGGCCCTGGGCAATCTCTTCCGCCGGCGCGGTGAGGTGGATCGGGCCATTCGCATCCACCAGAACCTGATTGCGCGGCCGTCCCTGAATCGCGAACAGCGCACTCTGGCCCTGCTGGAACTGGGCGAGGACTACCTGCGGGCCGGGCTGCTCGATCGTGCCGAGAACCTCTTTCAGGAGGTCGTGGAAACCGGCAACTACATGCCCCAGGCGCTGACTCACCTGCTCGACATCTACCAGCAGGAGAAGGAGTGGGAAAACGCCATTCACGTGGCGGCAAGGCTCGAGCAGCAATCCGACCGCACCATGGGCCCACGGATTGCCCAGTTCTATTGCGAGCAGGTGGAGGCTGCCTGGCGCCAGGGCGAGATCAATCATGCCCGCAACCTAATCAAGCGTGCACTGACGGCGGATCCGGATTGTGTGCGTGCCAGCATTCTGCAGGGCGATATCGAGCGCAGTGTGGGCAACTACAAGCAGGCCCTGAAATGCTATCAGCGGGTGCGCGACCAGGACCGTGACTACCTGCCGGAAGTACTGGTGGGACTGCATGAGTGTTATACCCAGCTGGGCCGTGCGGACGGGTTCCGGCAGTTCCTGGAGGGCGTGCAGCGGGAGTATGCCGGTGCCTCGGTGGTGCTGGCTCTGGCCGAGCGCATCCGCCAGGAGGACGGGGAGGACGCGGCCGCACGCTACCTGGTGGCGCAACTTCGGGCCCGTCCCTCGGTCCGCGGTCTGAACCGGTTGATCGAGCTGAATCTGGGGCGCTCCGGCCAGGCGGATGGCGAGGATCTGGAAGTGCTGCGGGAGCTGTTCCATTCCCTGCTTCGGGATCGACCGGGCTACGCCTGCCGCAGCTGTGGCTTCCAGGCGCGAACCATGCACTGGCACTGCCCGAGCTGCCGTTCCTGGGCCACCATCAAGCC
The DNA window shown above is from Aquisalimonas sp. 2447 and carries:
- a CDS encoding integration host factor subunit beta, whose product is MTKSELIEVIATKQQHLAYRDVEVAVKTLLEHMSEALSSGYRIEIRGFGSFSLHHRPPRIGRNPKTGDPVALPAKYVPHFKPGKELRQRVNGE
- a CDS encoding lipopolysaccharide assembly LapA domain-containing protein → MRRLLGLAAILLIILFGLSFSLLNATRVDVDYYFGAIGMPLSLALVAALIVGAVLGVLSALGVVLGKQRELRRLRKRVRDSEKELSELRRLPLKDNH
- the lapB gene encoding lipopolysaccharide assembly protein LapB, with product MLELFWLLLPVAALSGWIIGRRGRPAGDRSGPGDGLRGDYFQGLNYLLNEQPDKAIEVFTRMVEVDSDTVETHMALGNLFRRRGEVDRAIRIHQNLIARPSLNREQRTLALLELGEDYLRAGLLDRAENLFQEVVETGNYMPQALTHLLDIYQQEKEWENAIHVAARLEQQSDRTMGPRIAQFYCEQVEAAWRQGEINHARNLIKRALTADPDCVRASILQGDIERSVGNYKQALKCYQRVRDQDRDYLPEVLVGLHECYTQLGRADGFRQFLEGVQREYAGASVVLALAERIRQEDGEDAAARYLVAQLRARPSVRGLNRLIELNLGRSGQADGEDLEVLRELFHSLLRDRPGYACRSCGFQARTMHWHCPSCRSWATIKPIHGVQGE